From one Rhodamnia argentea isolate NSW1041297 chromosome 1, ASM2092103v1, whole genome shotgun sequence genomic stretch:
- the LOC115747812 gene encoding protein NRT1/ PTR FAMILY 4.5-like, translating into MGLDEEVAAANELAYQPMKNSRQGGFKATYFIFAMMFLDNIGFVANMVSMVLYFMFVMNFDLSGSSTTTTNYLGTVFLLTLVGGFISDTYMSRLNTALLFGAIELAGYLLVIIQSHYKNLQPAPCAESTCVHGSKALLFYISLCLLALGGGGVRGSIPALGADQFDHRNPKEKKDIASFFNWFLLSITIGATIGVTFVVYLSTEVRWDVGFAVSLCCSFFGLVFLATGKRFYRVRVPGESPLLSILQVLVVAVKNWRKEAPKAADELYELRDRKSMRRGELIPHTPQFGFLDKAAILPKGTDPAKWKVCTVTQVEEVKILTRMMPIFLSTILMNTCLAQLQTLSVQQGTLMNTKLGHFRVPPASIPVIPLVFMSILIPIYEFAFIPVIRRFTGHPNGITHLQRVGVGLVLAAISMGIAGLVEVKRKHELLRHDHRISLFWLSIHYAVFGIADMFTFVGLLEFFYSEAPLGMRSLSTSFSWLSLSIGYYLNSAFLGLIETVTKRMGKSKKGWLQGRDLNANHAERFYWFLAILSVLNFVNYLFWANWYKYKDNVLGDEEMLLRAGPNNNGATNDSISTSVSFVSRTQDFSATPEKEAERTSN; encoded by the exons ATG GGGTTGGATGAAGAAGTGGCAGCGGCCAATGAACTGGCTTACCAGCCCATGAAGAATTCAAGACAAGGTGGATTCAAGGCCACCTATTTCATATTTG CCATGATGTTCCTGGACAACATAGGATTTGTGGCTAACATGGTGAGCATGGTTTTGTACTTCATGTTTGTCATGAACTTCGACCTCTCCGGCTCCTCCACCACCACGACCAACTATCTAGGAACCGTGTTCTTGCTGACCCTTGTCGGTGGGTTCATCTCGGACACCTACATGAGTCGTCTCAACACCGCCCTCCTCTTCGGCGCTATTGAGCTCGCG GGATATCTGTTGGTGATCATCCAATCCCACTACAAGAACCTCCAACCCGCACCGTGTGCGGAATCCACGTGCGTTCATGGCTCAAAGGCTCTCTTGTTCTACATATCGTTATGCCTTCTGGCCCTTGGAGGAGGAGGCGTAAGAGGCTCAATCCCTGCGCTTGGGGCTGACCAGTTCGACCACCGCAAcccgaaggagaagaaggacaTTGCCAGTTTCTTCAACTGGTTCTTGCTCAGCATCACCATTGGAGCCACCATCGGAGTGACCTTCGTGGTCTATTTGAGCACGGAGGTGAGGTGGGATGTCGGATTTGCGGTCTCGCTCTGTTGTTCCTTTTTCGGGCTTGTGTTCCTGGCCACGGGGAAGAGGTTTTATAGGGTCCGTGTGCCCGGAGAGAGCCCCCTATTGAGTATCCTTCAG GTTTTGGTGGTGGCAGTGAAGAACTGGAGAAAAGAGGCGCCCAAAGCCGCAGACGAGCTGTACGAGCTGCGAGATCGCAAGTCCATGAGGAGAGGAGAGCTCATCCCCCACACTCCTCAATTCGG GTTTTTGGACAAAGCAGCAATCCTCCCCAAGGGCACAGACCCAGCAAAATGGAAGGTGTGCACAGTGACTCAAGTGGAGGAAGTCAAGATCCTGACCAGGATGATGCCAATCTTCCTAAGCACCATTCTCATGAACACATGCCTTGCCCAATTGCAGACCCTCTCGGTCCAACAAGGCACCCTCATGAACACAAAACTCGGCCACTTCCGAGTCCCTCCGGCCTCCATCCCGGTCATCCCTCTAGTCTTCATGTCCATTCTCATCCCCATCTATGAGTTCGCCTTCATCCCTGTCATCCGGAGGTTCACGGGCCACCCGAATGGGATCACTCACCTTCAGAGGGTCGGGGTCGGGCTTGTCCTCGCAGCCATCTCCATGGGCATCGCCGGGCTTGTGGAGGTCAAGAGGAAGCACGAGCTCCTCCGACATGACCACAGGATCAGCCTCTTCTGGCTCTCGATCCACTATGCGGTCTTCGGGATCGCCGACATGTTCACATTCGTGGGCCTGCTGGAGTTCTTCTACAGCGAGGCCCCCCTGGGCATGAGGTCGCTCTCAACCTCCTTCTCCTGGCTTTCTCTGTCGATCGGGTACTACCTGAACTCGGCGTTCCTTGGGCTCATCGAGACGGTGACCAAGAGAATGGGCAAGAGCAAGAAAGGCTGGCTACAAGGGAGGGACCTGAACGCGAACCACGCGGAGCGGTTCTACTGGTTCCTGGCCATCCTCAGTGTGCTCAACTTTGTGAATTACTTGTTCTGGGCAAACTGGTACAAGTACAAGGACAATGTGCTTGGGGATGAGGAGATGCTTCTCAGAGCGGGGCCTAATAACAACGGCGCCACAAACGACTCGATCTCTACTAGCGTGAGCTTTGTTTCTCGGACTCAAGATTTCTCCGCGACCCCAGAGAAAGAAGCAGAGAGGACATCGAACTAG